One window of Hymenobacter sp. BRD128 genomic DNA carries:
- a CDS encoding C40 family peptidase: MKNTLLCCLAAASLALSFCFEKMPDAPASAGASAPAAAEASLLSGLLGSEGGAATVEPPAVTATRDSLAYGYYNQTLGVHLAHTENKSLLQTVTDWLGTPYSYGSNSRRGTDCSGFVTQVFKKVYGITLKRSSRSMFSTVQRVAKSDMKAGDLVFFRHGKGAIYHVGIYLKDGKFAHAACNGGVMVSSLNQPYYHHNFYSAGRVAGTEAVSPDASVADVVGLLAQAANARPE; encoded by the coding sequence GTGTTGCCTCGCCGCTGCTTCCCTGGCGCTCTCCTTCTGCTTCGAAAAAATGCCCGATGCCCCGGCCTCGGCTGGTGCCTCGGCGCCGGCTGCTGCCGAGGCATCCTTGCTTTCGGGCCTCCTCGGCTCCGAGGGCGGGGCCGCTACCGTAGAACCGCCCGCCGTGACGGCCACGCGCGACTCGCTGGCCTACGGCTACTACAACCAGACGCTGGGCGTGCACTTGGCCCACACCGAAAACAAGAGCCTCTTGCAAACGGTAACCGACTGGCTAGGCACGCCTTACAGCTACGGCAGCAATTCGCGCCGGGGCACCGACTGCTCGGGCTTCGTAACGCAGGTATTTAAGAAAGTATACGGCATCACGCTCAAGCGCAGTTCGCGCTCGATGTTCTCGACAGTGCAGCGCGTGGCCAAATCGGACATGAAAGCCGGCGACCTGGTGTTCTTCCGTCACGGTAAGGGCGCCATCTACCACGTAGGTATCTACTTGAAAGACGGTAAGTTTGCCCACGCGGCCTGCAACGGCGGCGTTATGGTAAGCTCGCTCAACCAGCCGTACTACCACCACAATTTTTACTCGGCCGGCCGCGTAGCCGGCACCGAGGCGGTTTCGCCCGATGCCTCAGTCGCCGATGTAGTGGGCCTACTGGCCCAGGCGGCCAATGCCCGCCCCGAGTAG